The following nucleotide sequence is from Salinigranum halophilum.
GACCGCGCCGGCGGCGACGATACAGTTCGACTCGACGATTGCGTCGCGGAGGACACAGCTGTTCATACCGACGAGCGAGTGGTCCTCGACGGTGGCGTAGTCGACGACGACACTGTGGCCGACGGTGACGTCGTTCCCGATGTCCGCGCCGTGTAGCATCGAGAACTCCTGAACGTTCGTCTCGTCGCCGACGATGACGCCCCCGCTCCCGCCGTCACCACGGAGACAGGTAAACGGCCAGAGGCTCGCGCGCTCGCCGACGGCGACCTCACCGACGAGATACGAGAGTCGCGAGACGAACGCCGAGTCGGCGACCACAGGAGTGTGTCCGAACAGCGATTCGCGCAGGGCGTCCTCGGAGTGAGACATACGCGTCCTGCTCACTGAAGGGCGATAAAACCGAAGGTCAGCTCAGGCCGGCCGGGCGAGTCGCCAGCGCGTCGTCGCGACCACGACGACCAGTCCGACCATCGCGGGGACGAGTAGCCGCATCCCGGTCACGATGTCGACGCGTTCGGCGACGACGCCGACGACGAGCGGTGCGGCGGTGATGCCCACGTAGTTCGCTCCGGTCGCGATGGCGTTGACCGGGCCGCTGTACTCCGCGGCGCTGTCGATGCCGAACGCCGACAGCGTGGGGAAGAAGCCGGCGACGACGAATCCGAGCGCGAGCGCCCCGGCCGCGAGGACGACCCACGAGCGAGCGGTGAACGCGAGGGCGGTGACGGGGACGCCGACGACGGCGAGGCCGAGGACGAGTGTCAGCGGTGCGAGGCGGTCACACAGGTGGCTGTAGAGCAGTCGGGCGGGGATGTACGTGACGAGGAACGCCGAGAGCAGGACGTTCGCCCGTGTCCGCGGGACGAACTCCCCGGCGTAGTAGGCGAACCACGCGAACATCGTCCCCTCGATGGAGCCACTGAGGACGAGCGCGGTGGCCATTCCCAGGACGGCGGGCCGCGAGAGGAGCTCGCGCACGGCAGCGAGCGAGATGTTCTGCTCGTTGCGCATCTCGCGCGGTGGTGTCGCCCGCCAGAGCAGGACCACGACGGGCAGCAACGGCAAAAGGAGGAACACGAACGTCATCCGCCAGTCGGTCACGGAGAGGACCCAGTTGACGAACAGGGGGCCGACGGTCGCGCCGACGGCCCACGTGAGCGCGTAGAGGTTGAACAGTCGACCGCGCGCGTCGGGGTAGAGGTGCCCGAGCAGCGGGCGGTCGAGCGCCCGGACGGCACCGATGCCGAGTCCCTGCAGGAGGAACGAACCGACGAGCACCCAGTACGACTGGACGAGTGCGAGCGACGCGAGCGAGCAGACCGTGAGACCGACCCCGACGAGGAGCGCGCGCCTGACCCTCACGCGTCCGGCGTTCATCCCGAGGAGGAGTACTGCGAGGAGTAATCCGACAGTCGCGGCGGGAGCGACCGCGCCGAGCAAGCTCTGTGAGACCCCGAACGACCGCTCGAAGCTCGCGAGGAGCGGCCCGCGCGTCTGCGAGACGACGCCGTGGCAAGCGACGAAGGAGAAGATGGCGACGGTCCACCGCGTGCGGGTCTTCATCGTCTGTCGCTCGTCCGGTGGGTGCTAAAATCGTTTGTTCGCTCCGCGACGGCGTGATTTATGTGCACACCTCCCCAAACGTGAGGCGTGTACCGAGTACTCCTTGCGGTCAGTGACGATGACGACCAAGCACGCGAACAGGCGGACTTCGTCGCCTCCCTGCCTGGAACTGACGAACTCGACGTCACGGTGACGCACGCGTACGACGAGTCGGGCGAACGCGACCCCCACGGGGACCCACTGCCTCCAGAGGAGAGCACGGGTGTCCAGGCCGCTCGAGCCCGGCTGGCAGAGGCAGGACTCACCGTCGAGACGCGCGAGACGTACCAGCCCGTCGCCGAGGGAATCGTCGACCTCGCGGCGGACATCGATGCCGACCTCGTGGTCGTCGGGGCACGGAAACGGACACCGATCGGCAAGGCGGTGTTCGGCAGCGTCACGCAGTCGGTTGTCTTAGACTCCCCAGTCCCGGTGACCGTGGTCGGTGTCGAGTGAGGCGTCGCCCCGCCAGCGGGCCCGGGAACCGCGGTAGCATGGGAGGAACTCCCTGACGCCGAGACGACACGGAACGTCCAGTCGAGGCGGTCGCCGACGCTTCGACTCACCCGCCGAACCCGATCCGACTCCCCGACGATTGGGGCTGGTCGTCCGCCTCGCCGAGGTGCGCAACGGTGTAGCCGTCCTCGGCGACGAACACCTCCCCGTCGTCGACCGCGACGTCGACGGTCGCGAGGTAGGCCCCTTCACACGGACCGAAGTTACAGTAGCCAGAGTCGGACTCGAACGTCGCAGCGTGTTTCTGACAGACGATTTCGTCGTTCCGCACGAGCGCACCCGACCCGTTGTCGAGCCGGACGTCGGTCCAATGTTGACAATAGTTCTTGTACGCAGCCACCTCGCCATCGAGCCGGGTGAGGATGACCTCTTCGAGGTCGTCGCCGCTCTCGTTCGCGTTCCGCACGGTGACCAGGAGCGTCCCGTCCGCGGGGACGTCCTCGAGCGACGCGACGTGCCGGTCGTCGTCCATACGCGGCCTTGGGAGGGGACGTAATCAATCGTTGCGGTCTCGCCGCGACGACTCAGTCGAGGAGGGCGTTCGTGTACAGCGCGTCGACGTCGATTTCGTCCGCAGAGAGCCGGTCACCGTCGAGCGTCTGGACGAGCGACTCGTCCGCCAGCCACTCGACGAACGCGGCCCACCGCTCGCGGCGCATCCGCCCCCACGTCCCGTCTTCGAGGTAGGCGTCGGCGATACGCCGCTGGCTCTCTCTGAGGAACGTCTCGTCGTCCAGTCCGGGACCCTCGGCGGTGTCACCGAGTATCGCCGCAGCCCCGTCTGGGTCGGCCGCCGCGAACTCGTACCCTCGACGGGTCGCGTCGAGGAACCGTTCGAGGTCGTCGCCCCTGTCGTCGATGCGGTCGGGGTGGGCGAGCATCACGGGGGTGTAGCCGTAGGGGACGCCGTAGTCGTCGAGCGCGAACGCGTTCAGGTCGACGCCGTCGCGCTCGGCTTGAACGCCCTCCCACGGCATGAACACCCAGGTGGCGTCCGCGTCGCCCTCGACGAGGGTGTTCGGGATACCCAGCTTCGGCGGGGTGAGTATCTCCAACTCGCCCCGTCCCCCGTCGTTGCGAATCAGCTGCCGTACGATGTCGTCCTCGAAGCGTGCGTCGTACGATGCGTAGGTCGAATTATCCAACTTTTTCGGTCGGTCGATTCCGCTCGATGCGAGTGTGACGATGGCGCTGGTGTCGCGCTGACAGACCGCGGCGATGGCTGTCAGCGAGGGGTAGTCGGGGTGAGTGTGGTAGCTGATAGCACTCTCGGAGGGCGCGATGGCGACAGTCGCATCGCCCCGCGCGACGCGCTTTGCGGGGGTCGTCTCGTAGTCGTCGTCGGCCGGCGAGTGAATCGCGAGGTCGACGCTGACCTCGTCGTAGTACCCCTTCGCCTGGGCGACGTAGATTCCCGTGTGGTTCGTGTTCGGCGTCCAGTCGAGCGCGAGTTTCATCGGTGGTACTACTCGGTGTAGCCGCGGTAAAAAGTGCTGGTGCGTCGGCCGGGTTCGCGTCCGGGCCTCAGTTCCCCCGCCCGACGTCCCAGCGACTGTCGACGCCGTCGGCGTGTTCGTCCCGTTCGTCGCGTCCCTCCGTCTCGGGACTCGTCCCGTAACACTCGCGTTCGACGCGCTCGTCGAACAGCCGCGAGAGCAGCGTCGTCACCGGGCCGCCGCCGCACTCGATACCGTCGACGGTTGCGACGGGTCGTAGTTCCCACGTCGTGTTCGTCACGAACACCTCGGCGGCGTTGCGGACGTCGTCGGGGGTGAACTGTCCCTCGCGGACGGGGATGTCCTCCTCGCGGGCGAGGTCGACGACGACGTCGCGGGTGACCCCGGGGAGGACCGGGCCGTCGAGCGACGGCGTACACAGCGCCTGGTCGGAGACGAAGAAGACGTTGCTCGTCGCGCCCTCGGCGACGTAGCCGTCGGTGTCGAGCACGAGCGCCTCGTCCGCTCCAGTCACGCGGAGTTCCAGCCGCGCGAGGATGCCGTTGAGGTAGTTGTGTGTCTTCGCCTTCGCGGGGATGGCGCGGTCCGGCACGCGACGCGTCTTCACCGTCTGGACCGTCGCGGGGTAGTCCCAGACCGGCGTGTGCTCGCGGCCGCCACGCGGGAGTTCCTTCACGATGACTACGACGGTCGGGTCCACGTCGGGCTTCGGGGTGAGCGTTCCGGGCTGGACGCCTCTGGTAATCGAGAGCCGGACGTACGCGTCCGCGAGGTCGTTGGCCGCCAGCGTCTCCTCGACGCGGCCGTAGAGGTCGTCGTCCGAGAGGCCGTGGTCGAGCTGGAGCACCTCGCAGGTCCCCTCGAGCCGACGGGCGTGTGCGTCCCACGCGAACACGTCACCGCCGTACGCCCGGAGCGTCTCGAACGCCGCGTCGCCGTACATGAACCCCCTGTCGCGGACCGAGACGGTCGCCTCGCTGGCCGGCACGAGGTCGCCGCCGACGTGATACAGGTATTCGTCGTCCGTCTCCGTCGCGGGCTCGGGGTCCTCCCTCATCGACACGAGTCGACGAACGCCGCCACCATCGTCTTTCCGGCGTCGGTGAGGATGCTCTCGGGGTGGAACTGGACGCCGACGTGCGGCCGCTCGGTGTGACTGACCGCCATCACGATTCGCCGTTCGTCGTCGGTCCACGCCGTCTCCACCACCGAGTCGGGCAGGTCGGCGCGCTCGACCGCGAGCGAGTGATACCGGCCCACCTCGACCGGTGAGGGGACGTCCGCGAAGAGTCCTGTCCCGTCGTGGCGCACGCGCGAGGGCTTCCCGTGGACCACCTCCGGAGCGTGACCCACTGGCGACCCGTTGGCCGCACAGAGCGCCTGGTGGCCCAGACACACCCCGAGCGTCGGGTACGAGAGGTCCCGAAAGACCGGGACCGAGACGCCCGCTTCCGCCGGCGTGCCGGGTCCCGGCGAGACGACGATACCGTCGGGGTCGAGGTCGCCGATGTCCGCGACGTCGACCGCGTCGTTTCGCCGCACGACGACGTCGGCGAACTCGCCCACGTACTGGACGAGGTTGTACGCGAAGGAGTCGTAGTTGTCGATGACGAGGACCGTGGTCATCGCGTTCCCTCCGGGCGACCGCCGTCGGCTGACACGCGCATCGTCGTCTCCGAGAGCGCCTCGTCGAGCGCGTCCACCAGCGCCTTGCCCTTCGCGAGCGTCTCCTCCCACTCCCGGTCGGGGACCGAGTCGTGGACGATGCCCGCGCCGACCCGGAGGTGATACCGCTCGCCCGTCCGGACGAGCGTGCGGATGACGATGTTCAGCGTCGCCCGGTCGTCGAAGCCGAACACGGCCATCGACCCGGTGTAGGGTCCTCGGCGCGTCGCCTCGACCTCGTCGATGATCTCCATCGTCCGCGGCTTGGGCGCGCCGGTGATGGTCCCGCCCGGGAACGTCGCGGCGACGGCGTCGACGAGCGACGTCTCCGCTCTCCGCGTCCCTTCGACGAGCGAGACGAGGTGCATCACCTCGGCGTAGCGGTCCACTCGCCGGTACTCCGACACCTCGACCGAGCCGTACTCGCACACCTTTCCGAGGTCGTTGCGTTCGAGGTCGACGAGCATCGCGTGCTCGGCGCGTTCTTTCTCGTCGGCCGTGAGGTCGCGCGCCAGCGCCGCGTCCGCCTCGGGAGTGCCCCCACGCGTCCGCGTGCCTGCGATGGGTTCCGTCTCGAGGTGAGAGCCCTCCACGCGGAGCAGGAGTTCGGGGCTCGCCGAGACGAGGTCGACGCCCGGGAACTCCAGCAGCCCCGAGTACGGCGCGGGGTTCACCCGGCGGAGCGCCGCGTACGCCGCGACGGGGTGGACGGCCGCCGGGGCGGACAGCCGCTGGGAGACGTTCGCCTGGAACGTGTCGCCGTCGCGGACGTACTCCTTGACCCGCCGGACCCGCGCTTCGAACGCCGTCTGCCCGCAGTCGCTCTCGAACTGCACCGCGTCGGCTCGCGCCGGTGCCCGCTCGTCGCCGCCGGCTCCCTCGCGTGCGCGTTCGGCGAGGTCACGGGCGCGTGCGGACGCCCGGTCGTACACCGCGTCGAGGTCGGCGGCCGATTCGACGCGCGGACACGCCGTGATGCGGAGCGTCGTCTCCCCGTCCCGGGGTTCCTCCCAGGCAGCGACGCAGTCGTACAGCCCCGCCTGCAACTGCGGCAGGTCCCTGTCGTCGTCGGTCGTCTCGGGCAGCGACTCCAGTTCGCGAGCCACGTCGTACGACAGCCAGCCGAACCACCCACAGGGGAAGGGGACGTCACAGTCCCCTCGGGCGAGCGTCTCCTGGGACAAGAGGCCCGCGAGCGTCGAGAGCGTCGGCGAGCGGGCCGCCGCGGTGGCGACGTCGTCGCGACCGCCGTCCTCGGCAGCGCCGGTCGTGCGTTCTTTGACCACCGCGTCGGCCCCGACGCGCAGTCGCTGTTCGGGTTCGGTCGCGAAGTAGCCCCAGCCCGCCTGCCCACCGGTCGTCTCGAGGAAGACGCCGCCCGGTCCGGTCCGCGCCCGGCGGTACGCCTCGAAGGGGTCGTCGACCGCGACGCGAACCTCGACGGGGACGCGCGCGCCAGACGGCGCGGCCTCGGCCGTCTCGCGGAACGCCTCCCGTCCGGTCACCGATTCCATATCAGTGTGGAACTGGCCGACCTAAGTAACGGTTTCGTGACGCGGTCCGACGCAGACGTCCGCGCCGCCGCGGGCGGGTTAGTACTCTTTGGCCCGGTCGATCCACCGCGAGACGCGCTTCGGGGAGACGTCTATCTCCTCGGCCACCTCGTCGGCGTCCGCGGCGGCCAGCGCCGCGACGGTGTCGATTCCGACGTCGTCGAGTCGGCGGGCATACGCCGGGCCGATTCCTTTCAGCACCTCGGGCGACTCCTGTGCCTCCGCCGTCGGGGCGTCGGACGCGTCGTCCGCCGCCTCCTCGACGGTCTCCCCCTCGTCGGTCGCGACCGCTTCCGCGGGCTCGGCTGCGGTGTCGACGTCGTCGGTCGCGTCGACCGCACCCGTCTCGTCTTCGTCGTCGGCTTCGTCGGCTTCGCCGTCGTCCGCTTCCGGCTCCGCCTCCGCGTCTGCATCTCCCTCGTCGTGCGTCGCTTCCGCGTCCTCGATCTCGTCCATCGCCTCGACGGCGGCGTCGACGGCCTCGGCGGGTTCGGTCGCCTCGTCGGCGGTGTGTTCGTCGACCATCGACCCGGTCGAAGCGCTCGCGTCCGTCCCGGCGGCGACGGCCTCCTCGGTCTCGGGAGGCTCGGTGTCGACGTCGCTGTCGCCGTCCGAGTCGCCGCCGACGGCGACGGCTTCGGCGGGCTCTGCGGCACCCTCGTCGGCGTCGGTGTCGACCATCGACCCGGTCGAGGCACTTGCGTCCGTCCCGGCGGCGACGGCGTCGTCTTCGGCCGTCTCGTCCGCGTCGACGGCTTCGTCCGCGGGCGCTTTCACCGCCTCTTCTGACGCTGTCTCCGGTTCCGGTTCCGGTTCCGGTTCCGCTGCGTCGCGCGTGTCGCGCTCGACGGTCACGCCGACGTCGTCGTCGCCGCGGTGGTTGCCGTCGCCCAGCCCGAGGAGCGACTTGATGCTGTCGAGCAGGCCCATTACCGACCCGCCCCCGTCGTGTCACGTTCCGCGTGTTCCTTCCAGGCCCGTGTCATGCTTCGCCCTACGCCCGCCCGTATTTAAAACCCTTCGTCGGATTCGTACCTTCCGTCGCGCGGTTCGGCGCGCCGTCGCTCACGAGAGTCGCGCGCGCAGCGCTCCGTTCATCGCGTCGACTGGTGCGTCCTCTCCGGTCCACCGCTCGAAGGCCTCAACCCCCTGGAACAACAGCATCCACGCCCCGTCGATGGTGGTCGCGCCGGCCTCGGCCGCCTCGCGCAGGAGCCGCGTTTCGACGGGGCTGTACACCGCGTCCAGGACGGCGAGGGCCGGATGGAGCACCTCGCGCGGGACGGGCGACTCGTCGGACTCCATGCCGACGCTCGTCGCGTTGACGAGCACGTCCGCGTCCCGCACGCGGTCGAGCGTGTCGAGCCCACCCGCCGAGACCCCACCCACGGCGTCGGCGAGTTCTGCGGCCGTTTCGGCGGTCCGGTTGGCGATGTGGACGTCACACCCCGAGTCCGCGAGGGCGAACGCGACCGCTCGCCCCGCGCCGCCAGCGCCGACCACGACGGCGTCGCGTCCGTCGAGGGGAACGTCGTGGTGGGCGAACGAGCGGGTCACCCCCGCCGCGTCCGTGTTGTACCCCCGCGGCCGCTCGCCGGTGAAGTCGACAGTGTTGACCGCGCCGATACGCGCCGCGAGGGGGTCGGGGTCGACGAGGTCGAGGACGCGCTGTTTGAACGGGATGGTGACGTTCAGCCCGGTGACACCGAGCGCGTCGGCACCGTCGATGGCCCGACCGATGTCGTCGACGGCCGGTTCGAACGTGACGTACCGTGCGTCGATGCCGAGCGCGTCGTACGCGGCCTCGTGCATCGGCGGCGACAGCGAGTGACCGACGGGGTTGCCGACGAGTCCGAACACCTGCATACTCATGCGTCGGCGGTGTCGGCCCCGGGATAAAAACGGTGTGTTCCCCGCTGTCAGGCGAGGTTTTCTACACCGACGTGATAGAGAGGGTATGCTCTCTGACCAGGTGGGCCACGCCGTGCTCGTTCTCGCCGGCGTCGCCGGCCTCTATCTCGGCGCCGAGGCGCTCGTTCGCGGGGCCGTCCGACTCGCGCTCGGTATCGGCCTCCGTGCGGCCGTCGTCGGCGTCACCGTCGTCGCCTTCGCCACGACCACTCCCGAACTGTTCGTCGCGGTGCTCGCGGGTGCGGGCTACTCTCCCGCCCTCGGCCTCGGGGCCGTCGTCGGCTCGAACATCGCCAACGTCGGCCTCGTCCTCGGCGTCGCCGCGCTCGTCCGTCCCTTCGCGGTCGACGCCGAGGTACTCCGCCGGCACGTCCCGTTCATGCTCGGTGCGACCGCCCTCCTGGTGGTGCTCGCGGCCGACGGTCGCATCACTGCCGTCGACGGCGCGGTTCTCGTCGCGGCGCTCGCGGCGTTCACCCTCTCGCTCCTGCTCCGGTCGCACGGCCGCGGGCTCTCCGCCCGCTCGGCAGCCCCGCGGGACGTCCTCCTCGTGGTGGTCGGCCTCGTCTTCCTCTTGCTGGGCGCACGCGCGCTCATCGAGGGCGGGACGGGCCTCCTCGCCGGCTTCGGCATCGCCCCGCGAATCGTCGGCCTGACCGTCCTCGCGCTCGGCACCTCCCTGCCCGAACTGGCCACGTCGGTGGTGAGCGCCCGCCGCGACGAGGGGACCGTCAGTGTCGCGAACGTCGTCGGGTCGAACATCTACAACGTGCTCGCGGTGCTCGGCGTGCTCGCGCTGTTCGTCCCGGTCGAGGTCCCCGCGTCGGTCGTGACCGTCGACCTCCCCGTCCTCGTCGCGTTCACCCTCGGCGGGGTCGCACTCATGGTTCACCGCCGCGACGTCTCCCGGCTCGACGGGACGCTGCTGCTCGGTGGCTACGTCGCCTTCGTCGCCTTCTTGTTCTGAGCGCCGCGGACGGCCGTCACCGTGCCGTCCTGGGCCGATGCGAAAGGTGTAACCTTCCCGCTCGTCCTTGTCCGCACGATGACGTCGCGACTCCGCCACCCTCTCACGGCTGTCGGGTTCGCCGCCCTGCTCACGCTCCCGTGGCTCGGGTTGCACACCCTTCTTGGCTCTCCGCTCACGACCGTGCAGACCGTCTCGCTCAGCGGCCTGAGCGTGCTCGGTGCCTCGTTCCTCCTCGCGTGGGGCGCTGAGACCGCCGAGGAGGACGTCCCCCGAGCGTTCGCCCTCGCCATCCTCGCGGTCCTCGCTGTCGCCCCGGAGTACGCCGTCGACGCCCTCTACGCGTGGGAAGCAGGCGTCGACCCCGGCTCGCCTGCCTCCCAGGAGGCCGCCAGCCTCGCTGTCGCGAACATGACCGGCGCCAACCGTATCCTCATCGGTATCGGCTGGTCCGCCATCGCCGTGTTCACCATCCTCCGCGTCAAGAAGACGCGCGACCAGGCCGTCGAGACGCGAAACGGCCTCCTCGCCGACCGTGTCCGCCTCGACAGGTCGGTCTCGCTCGAGATATTCTTCCTCTTCGCCGCGACGCTCTTCGCCTTCCTCGTCCCGCTGGGCCCCGGTATCGGTGTCGTCGAC
It contains:
- a CDS encoding anthranilate synthase component II translates to MTTVLVIDNYDSFAYNLVQYVGEFADVVVRRNDAVDVADIGDLDPDGIVVSPGPGTPAEAGVSVPVFRDLSYPTLGVCLGHQALCAANGSPVGHAPEVVHGKPSRVRHDGTGLFADVPSPVEVGRYHSLAVERADLPDSVVETAWTDDERRIVMAVSHTERPHVGVQFHPESILTDAGKTMVAAFVDSCR
- the pabB gene encoding aminodeoxychorismate synthase, component I; translated protein: MESVTGREAFRETAEAAPSGARVPVEVRVAVDDPFEAYRRARTGPGGVFLETTGGQAGWGYFATEPEQRLRVGADAVVKERTTGAAEDGGRDDVATAAARSPTLSTLAGLLSQETLARGDCDVPFPCGWFGWLSYDVARELESLPETTDDDRDLPQLQAGLYDCVAAWEEPRDGETTLRITACPRVESAADLDAVYDRASARARDLAERAREGAGGDERAPARADAVQFESDCGQTAFEARVRRVKEYVRDGDTFQANVSQRLSAPAAVHPVAAYAALRRVNPAPYSGLLEFPGVDLVSASPELLLRVEGSHLETEPIAGTRTRGGTPEADAALARDLTADEKERAEHAMLVDLERNDLGKVCEYGSVEVSEYRRVDRYAEVMHLVSLVEGTRRAETSLVDAVAATFPGGTITGAPKPRTMEIIDEVEATRRGPYTGSMAVFGFDDRATLNIVIRTLVRTGERYHLRVGAGIVHDSVPDREWEETLAKGKALVDALDEALSETTMRVSADGGRPEGTR
- a CDS encoding MFS transporter, with protein sequence MKTRTRWTVAIFSFVACHGVVSQTRGPLLASFERSFGVSQSLLGAVAPAATVGLLLAVLLLGMNAGRVRVRRALLVGVGLTVCSLASLALVQSYWVLVGSFLLQGLGIGAVRALDRPLLGHLYPDARGRLFNLYALTWAVGATVGPLFVNWVLSVTDWRMTFVFLLLPLLPVVVLLWRATPPREMRNEQNISLAAVRELLSRPAVLGMATALVLSGSIEGTMFAWFAYYAGEFVPRTRANVLLSAFLVTYIPARLLYSHLCDRLAPLTLVLGLAVVGVPVTALAFTARSWVVLAAGALALGFVVAGFFPTLSAFGIDSAAEYSGPVNAIATGANYVGITAAPLVVGVVAERVDIVTGMRLLVPAMVGLVVVVATTRWRLARPA
- a CDS encoding helix-hairpin-helix domain-containing protein, yielding MGLLDSIKSLLGLGDGNHRGDDDVGVTVERDTRDAAEPEPEPEPETASEEAVKAPADEAVDADETAEDDAVAAGTDASASTGSMVDTDADEGAAEPAEAVAVGGDSDGDSDVDTEPPETEEAVAAGTDASASTGSMVDEHTADEATEPAEAVDAAVEAMDEIEDAEATHDEGDADAEAEPEADDGEADEADDEDETGAVDATDDVDTAAEPAEAVATDEGETVEEAADDASDAPTAEAQESPEVLKGIGPAYARRLDDVGIDTVAALAAADADEVAEEIDVSPKRVSRWIDRAKEY
- a CDS encoding Rieske (2Fe-2S) protein, which produces MDDDRHVASLEDVPADGTLLVTVRNANESGDDLEEVILTRLDGEVAAYKNYCQHWTDVRLDNGSGALVRNDEIVCQKHAATFESDSGYCNFGPCEGAYLATVDVAVDDGEVFVAEDGYTVAHLGEADDQPQSSGSRIGFGG
- a CDS encoding calcium/sodium antiporter, with translation MLSDQVGHAVLVLAGVAGLYLGAEALVRGAVRLALGIGLRAAVVGVTVVAFATTTPELFVAVLAGAGYSPALGLGAVVGSNIANVGLVLGVAALVRPFAVDAEVLRRHVPFMLGATALLVVLAADGRITAVDGAVLVAALAAFTLSLLLRSHGRGLSARSAAPRDVLLVVVGLVFLLLGARALIEGGTGLLAGFGIAPRIVGLTVLALGTSLPELATSVVSARRDEGTVSVANVVGSNIYNVLAVLGVLALFVPVEVPASVVTVDLPVLVAFTLGGVALMVHRRDVSRLDGTLLLGGYVAFVAFLF
- a CDS encoding shikimate dehydrogenase, coding for MQVFGLVGNPVGHSLSPPMHEAAYDALGIDARYVTFEPAVDDIGRAIDGADALGVTGLNVTIPFKQRVLDLVDPDPLAARIGAVNTVDFTGERPRGYNTDAAGVTRSFAHHDVPLDGRDAVVVGAGGAGRAVAFALADSGCDVHIANRTAETAAELADAVGGVSAGGLDTLDRVRDADVLVNATSVGMESDESPVPREVLHPALAVLDAVYSPVETRLLREAAEAGATTIDGAWMLLFQGVEAFERWTGEDAPVDAMNGALRARLS
- a CDS encoding universal stress protein — translated: MYRVLLAVSDDDDQAREQADFVASLPGTDELDVTVTHAYDESGERDPHGDPLPPEESTGVQAARARLAEAGLTVETRETYQPVAEGIVDLAADIDADLVVVGARKRTPIGKAVFGSVTQSVVLDSPVPVTVVGVE
- a CDS encoding gamma carbonic anhydrase family protein, whose protein sequence is MSHSEDALRESLFGHTPVVADSAFVSRLSYLVGEVAVGERASLWPFTCLRGDGGSGGVIVGDETNVQEFSMLHGADIGNDVTVGHSVVVDYATVEDHSLVGMNSCVLRDAIVESNCIVAAGAVVLQGQTVPEGHLAYGAPAQTKPLSDDQRDEIDRVHEHYVELSRGYKETGRFE
- a CDS encoding ABC transporter substrate-binding protein, encoding MKLALDWTPNTNHTGIYVAQAKGYYDEVSVDLAIHSPADDDYETTPAKRVARGDATVAIAPSESAISYHTHPDYPSLTAIAAVCQRDTSAIVTLASSGIDRPKKLDNSTYASYDARFEDDIVRQLIRNDGGRGELEILTPPKLGIPNTLVEGDADATWVFMPWEGVQAERDGVDLNAFALDDYGVPYGYTPVMLAHPDRIDDRGDDLERFLDATRRGYEFAAADPDGAAAILGDTAEGPGLDDETFLRESQRRIADAYLEDGTWGRMRRERWAAFVEWLADESLVQTLDGDRLSADEIDVDALYTNALLD
- a CDS encoding aminotransferase class IV translates to MREDPEPATETDDEYLYHVGGDLVPASEATVSVRDRGFMYGDAAFETLRAYGGDVFAWDAHARRLEGTCEVLQLDHGLSDDDLYGRVEETLAANDLADAYVRLSITRGVQPGTLTPKPDVDPTVVVIVKELPRGGREHTPVWDYPATVQTVKTRRVPDRAIPAKAKTHNYLNGILARLELRVTGADEALVLDTDGYVAEGATSNVFFVSDQALCTPSLDGPVLPGVTRDVVVDLAREEDIPVREGQFTPDDVRNAAEVFVTNTTWELRPVATVDGIECGGGPVTTLLSRLFDERVERECYGTSPETEGRDERDEHADGVDSRWDVGRGN